From a single Nitrososphaerota archaeon genomic region:
- a CDS encoding formylmethanofuran dehydrogenase subunit A → MEYLLKNGYVVDPANKIDCERKDIAIKDGKIVESVDESRAKVIDVKDMLVMPGGVDLHSHIAGSKVNIGRLFRPEDHYKDYEVKSGVKRSGVGHSVPSVFTTGYRYAILGYTTVFEPATPPLKTVHTHDELNDIPIVDKACFPLFGNNWFVMEYIRDGKLEECAAYIAWLMRSIRGYAIKVVDPGGVEAWKWGGTVQDFDQEVPRFGITPREIVRGLVKVNKMLGLPHPIHVHANQLGVPGNYKTTLRTLDAVKDLAAGDKPVIHLTHVQFNAYGGVDYLSISSRADAIADYVNKNQHVTIDIGQVIFGDTTTMTADGPFEYKLFTLLRGKWANADVEVETGAGVVPITYSRSNYVHAVMWCIGLELALLINDPWRVFITTDHPNGGPFTEYPRVFSWLMSKKARDRVLKRLPRLARARTNLKDIDREYTFYELAISTRAATAKILGLSNKGHLGVGADADIAVYNINPKEVNPSVDYKLVRQAFSRAYLTMKDGEIVVKDGEIVAAPVGRTYWVNTKAPKDVEDVVIPEVQKLFEDYYTVRFENYYIPESYLACSAPIEPLEPAG, encoded by the coding sequence ATGGAGTATTTGCTGAAGAACGGTTATGTGGTCGATCCGGCGAATAAGATAGATTGTGAACGCAAGGATATAGCTATCAAAGACGGCAAGATCGTGGAGTCTGTGGATGAATCAAGAGCCAAGGTGATTGATGTAAAAGATATGCTGGTTATGCCTGGTGGCGTAGACCTCCACTCACACATCGCTGGCTCAAAAGTGAATATAGGTAGGCTCTTCAGACCCGAAGACCACTATAAGGACTATGAGGTTAAGAGCGGCGTTAAGCGCTCAGGTGTAGGCCATTCTGTGCCATCGGTCTTCACAACAGGCTACAGATACGCCATCCTAGGCTACACAACCGTCTTTGAACCAGCAACACCGCCTCTGAAGACGGTTCACACACACGACGAGTTGAACGATATACCTATAGTAGATAAAGCCTGCTTCCCGCTCTTCGGAAACAACTGGTTCGTCATGGAGTATATTAGGGATGGTAAGTTAGAGGAGTGCGCAGCATACATCGCTTGGCTTATGCGCAGCATAAGAGGCTACGCGATCAAAGTTGTGGACCCAGGTGGTGTAGAAGCTTGGAAGTGGGGTGGGACGGTTCAAGACTTTGACCAAGAGGTTCCTAGGTTCGGAATTACTCCCAGAGAAATCGTTAGGGGGTTGGTTAAGGTCAACAAGATGCTTGGGCTACCACACCCGATCCACGTGCACGCAAATCAGCTAGGTGTGCCTGGAAACTATAAAACCACTTTGAGAACGCTTGATGCTGTCAAGGATCTTGCTGCTGGTGATAAGCCAGTTATACATCTAACGCACGTGCAATTTAATGCCTACGGTGGTGTGGATTATCTATCTATTTCTTCTCGCGCTGATGCCATCGCTGATTATGTGAACAAGAATCAGCACGTGACGATAGACATCGGTCAAGTGATATTTGGAGATACGACAACTATGACCGCAGACGGGCCGTTTGAGTATAAGCTCTTCACTCTACTTAGGGGTAAGTGGGCTAATGCTGATGTCGAAGTGGAGACTGGTGCTGGTGTGGTGCCCATAACCTACAGTAGATCAAACTACGTGCATGCTGTAATGTGGTGCATAGGTTTGGAGTTGGCTCTGCTTATCAATGATCCTTGGCGTGTCTTCATAACTACAGACCACCCCAACGGCGGGCCGTTCACAGAATATCCAAGGGTCTTTTCTTGGCTTATGAGTAAGAAGGCTAGAGATAGGGTTCTGAAGAGGCTCCCTAGGTTAGCACGTGCAAGGACGAACCTCAAGGATATAGATAGGGAGTACACCTTCTATGAGCTAGCGATTTCAACTAGGGCTGCGACGGCAAAGATCCTTGGTTTAAGTAACAAAGGTCATCTTGGTGTGGGTGCTGATGCTGACATCGCTGTTTACAATATAAACCCCAAGGAGGTCAACCCCTCGGTTGATTATAAGCTGGTGAGGCAAGCTTTCTCACGCGCCTACCTAACTATGAAAGACGGCGAGATCGTTGTGAAGGACGGTGAAATAGTCGCAGCACCTGTTGGGCGAACCTACTGGGTGAACACAAAGGCGCCGAAGGATGTAGAGGATGTTGTAATACCAGAGGTGCAGAAGTTGTTCGAAGACTACTACACTGTCAGATTCGAAAACTACTACATACCAGAATCATACCTAGCCTGCTCAGCACCTATTGAGCCGCTTGAGCCAGCGGGGTGA
- a CDS encoding formylmethanofuran dehydrogenase subunit C, which yields MAELKLKIKAQPPTPIEGEVLTPDNLAGRSVNEILNLETWRGNRRVKLSELFTVEGESASNPSDLHIILEGDLRKVRHIGARMSAGKITINGPVGTFVGFEMSGGTIVVNGDADAFLGMGMSGGVIEVNGNAGDAVGSGYWGTRCGMRGGLIVVKGNVGAELGCWMKDGTIKVGGNADVFAGVRMQGGTIFVAGDAGAKLGAAMTNGKIVVLGNVPNILPSFHIDEIRPNTKVDGDKIQGPFYVFYGDITEGGNGKLFISVGKNPHLKYREAYIL from the coding sequence ATGGCTGAGCTGAAGTTAAAGATCAAAGCGCAGCCTCCGACACCTATTGAAGGTGAGGTGCTTACACCAGATAACCTAGCGGGCAGATCTGTCAACGAGATACTCAATCTCGAAACTTGGAGGGGGAATAGGCGAGTCAAGCTTTCAGAGCTCTTCACGGTAGAGGGTGAATCCGCATCTAACCCCTCTGACCTACACATCATCTTAGAAGGTGATCTTAGGAAGGTTAGGCATATAGGTGCGCGGATGTCGGCTGGTAAGATCACGATCAACGGCCCAGTCGGCACGTTTGTCGGCTTTGAGATGAGCGGCGGTACTATTGTGGTTAATGGCGATGCTGACGCCTTCTTGGGGATGGGCATGAGTGGCGGTGTAATAGAGGTTAATGGTAACGCTGGCGACGCCGTAGGCTCAGGTTACTGGGGTACACGGTGCGGCATGAGAGGTGGGCTTATAGTCGTCAAGGGAAATGTGGGTGCTGAGTTAGGATGCTGGATGAAGGACGGAACCATAAAGGTAGGAGGAAATGCTGACGTATTCGCTGGTGTGAGGATGCAGGGCGGGACAATCTTTGTAGCTGGTGATGCTGGTGCTAAACTCGGTGCAGCTATGACAAATGGTAAGATCGTTGTGCTAGGTAATGTTCCAAATATCCTACCAAGCTTCCACATAGATGAGATCAGACCGAATACCAAGGTAGATGGAGATAAGATCCAAGGACCATTCTACGTCTTCTACGGCGACATAACCGAGGGTGGAAACGGTAAGCTCTTTATATCAGTTGGGAAAAATCCGCATCTGAAGTATCGTGAAGCATACATACTCTAG
- a CDS encoding methenyltetrahydromethanopterin cyclohydrolase — translation MVSVNACALNVFQRMIAEKEAIDVAVEVMENGSTVVDAGVKVKGGFAAGKYLTELCLAGLGSVTLGSADYDGVELPTIYVHVDRPAIVLLGSQFAGWRISVGKYFAMGSGPGRALALKPKELYEKIAYKDTCDKAVLVLEADNLPTVEALNYIAQSCGVDPKNLYVAVAPTSSIAGSVQISGRIVETGLHKLTDLGFDPKKVLYGSGRAPIAPSHPKFAQAMGRTNDMLLYAGATYFEVACDTDDEIKEFVKKVPSSCSPAYGRPFYEIFKEANYDFYKIDPALFAPALITVNNIKTGSTMTAGRLNIDVLKKSIGLIS, via the coding sequence TTGGTTAGTGTGAATGCGTGCGCACTGAACGTCTTCCAAAGGATGATTGCGGAGAAAGAGGCTATCGATGTAGCGGTTGAGGTTATGGAGAACGGCTCCACTGTTGTCGATGCTGGTGTAAAAGTGAAAGGCGGCTTTGCAGCAGGTAAGTATCTGACCGAACTCTGCCTCGCTGGTCTTGGTAGTGTAACCCTAGGTTCAGCAGACTACGATGGTGTCGAGCTGCCCACGATCTATGTCCACGTAGATAGACCCGCGATCGTGCTCCTCGGCTCACAGTTCGCAGGCTGGAGGATCTCGGTTGGGAAATATTTTGCGATGGGCTCAGGTCCAGGGAGAGCGCTGGCCCTGAAACCTAAAGAGCTCTACGAGAAGATCGCCTACAAAGACACCTGTGATAAAGCTGTTTTGGTGCTTGAGGCTGATAATCTACCCACAGTAGAGGCGCTGAACTACATTGCTCAAAGCTGTGGTGTAGATCCAAAGAATCTGTATGTTGCTGTTGCACCAACTTCAAGCATAGCGGGTTCTGTGCAGATCTCAGGTAGGATTGTTGAGACGGGTCTGCATAAGCTGACCGACTTAGGCTTTGATCCGAAGAAGGTGCTGTATGGCTCGGGGAGGGCGCCTATAGCGCCTTCGCATCCTAAGTTCGCTCAAGCCATGGGTAGAACTAATGATATGCTGCTCTACGCTGGGGCAACGTACTTTGAGGTAGCGTGCGATACAGATGATGAGATAAAGGAGTTCGTTAAAAAGGTCCCCTCCTCCTGTTCTCCAGCCTACGGAAGACCATTCTACGAGATCTTTAAGGAGGCTAACTACGACTTCTACAAAATAGATCCAGCTCTCTTCGCTCCGGCTCTAATAACTGTGAATAACATCAAGACAGGCTCCACCATGACTGCTGGTCGCCTTAATATAGATGTCCTTAAAAAGTCCATTGGGCTAATCTCGTAA
- a CDS encoding RimK family alpha-L-glutamate ligase, which produces MRVGILTRNAEAWCSTQLRRAFINLGAEVECFWFTDLVSRIAFGPIVQRDSKVDLASHLDALLVRPIGRGSLDEILYRVNTLHRLSEAGLNIVNPPRAIERCVDKYYALSILQANGIKVPKTVVTENPDLALEAFSELGGDIILKPIFGSRGMGITRISDYEVARRVFNLLHYHHFVLYLQEYIPHGRSDIRAFVVGDRVIAAMYRRARGWKTNVSQGAKPVATKLLAEQEELAIKAANIMGCKVAGVDILESKDGRYITEINSQPGFRGLQSVSQINIAEEIARYMIANAKKGVLAEEHTTKI; this is translated from the coding sequence TTGAGGGTAGGTATACTTACGAGGAACGCTGAGGCTTGGTGCTCAACCCAGCTTAGAAGAGCTTTCATTAACTTAGGTGCTGAAGTAGAGTGCTTCTGGTTCACAGACCTAGTCTCCAGAATCGCATTTGGACCTATAGTGCAGCGTGATAGTAAGGTCGATCTTGCCTCGCATTTAGATGCGCTTCTCGTAAGACCGATTGGAAGGGGCTCGCTTGACGAAATACTCTATAGGGTTAATACTCTCCATAGGTTGAGTGAAGCCGGTCTTAACATCGTAAACCCTCCTAGGGCTATTGAGCGGTGTGTGGACAAATACTACGCTCTCTCCATTCTTCAAGCAAACGGCATAAAGGTTCCTAAGACGGTAGTTACGGAGAACCCGGATCTAGCGCTTGAAGCTTTCTCTGAGCTCGGTGGGGACATTATACTAAAGCCCATCTTCGGATCAAGAGGTATGGGTATAACTAGGATCTCTGACTACGAGGTTGCGCGGAGAGTGTTCAACCTCCTTCACTACCACCACTTCGTCCTATACCTCCAAGAATACATACCACACGGAAGAAGCGACATAAGAGCCTTCGTGGTAGGCGATAGGGTAATAGCAGCCATGTATAGGAGGGCAAGGGGTTGGAAGACGAATGTAAGCCAAGGCGCTAAACCAGTAGCCACCAAACTTTTGGCTGAGCAAGAGGAGCTAGCGATCAAGGCTGCGAATATAATGGGCTGCAAAGTAGCTGGAGTAGACATTTTAGAGTCGAAGGATGGTAGGTATATAACTGAGATAAACAGCCAACCCGGATTCAGGGGTCTTCAGTCTGTGAGTCAAATAAACATAGCTGAAGAGATAGCAAGGTATATGATCGCTAACGCTAAGAAAGGGGTTCTGGCTGAGGAACACACAACAAAGATATGA